The Anaerolineae bacterium genome window below encodes:
- a CDS encoding flippase-like domain-containing protein, whose amino-acid sequence MGPKKLTMWLRFSWQKGLQVGLGLALALFFLKWINIGESWRYLAEIRPWPFVATCLLGILGTTIRSFRFYALVRAVRSPMTLTQSIFSNYIASFLAIVTPARAGEGGKILFFDNKKNLAACFIFEKLADFGLLVLAGVYGMLMFQRYMGGFAILLIIIVLGVMALFNAERILNFVLRRNIFKERWLWPIAQQISTGSWFIFLAHTIGIWFIGILAQVVGATALNLTIPIPLIIQVSALTTLAGVLSGIPGGIGPSQFVFTTLLAENMPVDHQRLGILSIIILLAAYITALAQGGIGLLMYRLRAKDTIRAKV is encoded by the coding sequence ATGGGACCAAAAAAACTTACTATGTGGTTAAGGTTTAGTTGGCAAAAGGGATTACAGGTGGGGCTAGGCCTGGCTCTGGCCTTGTTTTTTCTTAAGTGGATAAATATTGGGGAAAGTTGGCGTTATTTGGCAGAAATTCGGCCGTGGCCTTTTGTGGCCACTTGTCTTTTGGGAATTTTAGGCACAACCATCCGTAGTTTTCGTTTTTATGCATTGGTCCGCGCGGTGAGATCGCCGATGACGTTGACCCAGAGTATATTTTCTAATTACATTGCCTCATTTTTGGCCATTGTAACGCCTGCGCGGGCCGGGGAAGGGGGCAAAATTTTGTTTTTTGATAATAAAAAAAATCTGGCGGCCTGTTTTATCTTTGAAAAGCTGGCTGATTTTGGTTTGTTGGTGCTGGCCGGGGTCTATGGGATGTTGATGTTTCAGAGATACATGGGAGGCTTTGCGATTTTGCTAATAATTATTGTGCTTGGGGTAATGGCCCTGTTCAATGCGGAACGTATTTTGAATTTTGTGTTACGCCGGAATATTTTCAAAGAGCGTTGGCTTTGGCCGATCGCGCAACAGATTTCAACAGGGTCCTGGTTTATTTTTTTGGCCCATACTATAGGCATCTGGTTCATAGGTATTTTGGCTCAAGTGGTGGGCGCCACGGCCCTAAATTTAACCATACCCATTCCCCTAATAATCCAGGTATCTGCCTTAACAACACTCGCCGGCGTTTTATCCGGCATACCCGGCGGCATTGGCCCCAGTCAGTTTGTGTTTACCACCCTCTTGGCCGAGAATATGCCGGTTGATCATCAACGCCTTGGTATCTTGTCCATTATCATTCTCCTGGCTGCGTATATCACAGCCCTGGCCCAAGGCGGCATCGGCTTGCTCATGTATCGCCTGCGGGCCAAAGATACAATCAGGGCCAAGGTATAA
- a CDS encoding polysaccharide biosynthesis C-terminal domain-containing protein translates to MAGETAQNEAKIGMPLSDEKALPASRVVKPVALLMLAQVLAKAFLLAREMLVGALFGASALTDAFNVGLYISGFSPIVARPLVEDTFIPVYVEQLARNREKAQVVYETVGVLVFVVAGSLAVGMYLFSPQLVSLVAPGFPPETFGVATHIVRVMALLALFLPLANFLLSTLTAHRAYLLVGLSPLSVSLVTIGAMWLFSGGLGIQSLTWGLVMGTVVQAGILVRGLVRRGLMRVRFRLNFRMVFETLGAFTLLMFWVRLVGIGVGWVDRSLSSHLPAGSIAALGFALNIYQLPFQVCVLAVTTVVITQFSWHVAQKDEPALKRDFSLAVRIAAFFLIPATVALMVLSQPIVQLLYERGAFVAQDTTMTASALGFYALGLVPQAIVFIAVRLFLARKESYLILFTVVTGAVIHVLFSATLIKFMNHLAVALATSMDAFVMALVSLWFLNRKLGSLRERILWIALAKISLAALSMGLGLYLTLILLSSLPLILLVAISVFIGTISYLLVASVLKLAELKVLTTILSRYFGSG, encoded by the coding sequence GTGGCAGGTGAAACGGCTCAAAATGAGGCTAAAATAGGGATGCCCCTTTCTGATGAAAAGGCCTTGCCCGCCAGCCGGGTGGTGAAACCTGTGGCCCTGTTGATGCTGGCTCAAGTGCTGGCCAAAGCCTTCCTCCTGGCCCGAGAAATGTTGGTGGGCGCTCTTTTTGGGGCCAGCGCCTTAACCGATGCCTTTAACGTGGGTTTGTATATCTCCGGTTTTTCGCCCATTGTCGCCCGCCCTTTGGTTGAAGACACCTTTATCCCGGTGTATGTTGAGCAGTTGGCCCGCAACCGCGAAAAAGCGCAAGTGGTATATGAAACGGTGGGGGTGCTGGTGTTCGTGGTCGCCGGCAGCCTGGCGGTGGGGATGTATCTATTCTCTCCCCAATTAGTTTCATTGGTTGCCCCCGGTTTCCCCCCGGAAACATTTGGGGTGGCTACCCACATTGTGCGCGTGATGGCGCTGCTGGCCCTGTTTTTGCCGCTGGCTAACTTTCTTCTGTCTACCTTAACCGCCCATCGAGCCTATCTTCTGGTTGGCCTTTCCCCGCTCAGCGTCAGCCTGGTGACCATTGGGGCGATGTGGCTGTTTTCCGGCGGCCTTGGCATCCAGAGCCTCACCTGGGGCCTGGTGATGGGCACGGTAGTGCAGGCGGGTATTCTGGTGAGGGGGCTGGTTCGGCGGGGCTTGATGCGGGTGAGGTTTCGTTTGAATTTCCGCATGGTCTTTGAAACATTGGGCGCGTTTACCTTATTGATGTTTTGGGTCCGTCTGGTGGGGATCGGCGTTGGTTGGGTGGACCGCAGTCTCAGCTCGCATTTACCGGCAGGCAGTATTGCGGCCTTGGGCTTTGCCCTAAATATTTACCAATTGCCGTTCCAGGTGTGCGTATTGGCCGTAACCACCGTAGTGATCACCCAATTTTCCTGGCATGTGGCCCAAAAGGATGAGCCGGCGCTCAAACGGGATTTTTCCCTGGCCGTGCGAATTGCCGCATTCTTTTTAATTCCGGCCACCGTGGCTTTGATGGTGCTCAGCCAACCCATCGTTCAACTGCTCTACGAGCGTGGCGCGTTTGTCGCCCAAGATACAACTATGACCGCCTCGGCCCTGGGCTTTTATGCCTTGGGCCTGGTCCCTCAAGCCATCGTCTTTATTGCTGTTCGGCTGTTTTTGGCCCGTAAAGAGTCGTATTTGATTCTTTTTACGGTTGTTACCGGAGCGGTTATCCATGTTTTGTTCAGCGCCACCCTGATCAAATTCATGAACCATCTGGCCGTTGCCCTGGCCACCTCTATGGACGCTTTTGTGATGGCCTTGGTGAGCCTGTGGTTTTTAAATCGTAAACTTGGTTCATTAAGAGAACGTATTTTATGGATCGCCCTGGCCAAGATTAGCCTGGCTGCTTTAAGTATGGGGCTTGGTTTGTATCTGACGCTGATCCTATTATCCTCATTGCCGTTAATATTATTGGTGGCAATATCTGTGTTCATCGGTACTATTAGTTATTTGTTGGTTGCATCCGTGCTGAAACTGGCAGAGTTAAAAGTTTTGACGACAATTTTATCCAGGTATTTTGGGTCTGGCTGA
- a CDS encoding glycosyltransferase → MRILMFTQSFPNRRYPIDSEFLVPVAAAWAEMGHQVRVLTVRYGEQDPLFEERDGFQISRFPFSCPRYEEQGGKLDAVWYMVEFLIKGGMNLYRQVQTFQPDVIDFEFVVPGALLSVPLRGLLRRRRIRKLIRICGSDYRVPRSVPFLGKLLLRFALRDFETIHFGTPDLIELAQTDGLLHHNLLLNFQGVPIDLYKPDPVLRDSRRAEMGLADKFVLLNVGRCIALKEQHLIIRALPLLQQHIPNIHFVLAGDGPEWPHLHRLAAEVGVSNRVTLLGAVEHSRLNEILNVADVFVSPHYGEWFPSLTIFEAAACGLPVIANFKPQYLTPYGLVEKEHLLRFGAEDVSNLARQVLFVFRHPEQAERMAEAFKILVRQRFSVLQMARAYLGAAK, encoded by the coding sequence ATGCGCATTTTGATGTTTACCCAGTCGTTCCCCAATCGCCGTTACCCCATTGATAGCGAATTTTTGGTCCCGGTAGCGGCTGCGTGGGCGGAGATGGGCCACCAGGTCCGGGTTTTAACCGTGCGGTATGGTGAACAGGATCCCTTATTTGAGGAACGGGATGGATTCCAGATAAGCAGGTTTCCTTTCTCTTGTCCGCGTTACGAAGAACAGGGTGGTAAACTGGACGCCGTTTGGTATATGGTTGAATTTTTAATCAAGGGAGGGATGAATTTGTATCGCCAGGTTCAAACATTTCAGCCCGACGTTATTGACTTTGAGTTTGTGGTGCCCGGCGCTTTGCTTTCTGTTCCTTTGCGAGGTTTGCTGCGTCGCCGCCGTATCCGCAAGTTAATTCGGATATGCGGCAGCGACTATCGCGTGCCGCGTTCAGTTCCATTTTTAGGTAAATTGCTTCTTCGGTTTGCATTGCGTGATTTTGAAACCATCCACTTTGGCACCCCCGACTTGATTGAGTTGGCCCAAACGGATGGCCTTTTGCATCATAATCTACTTTTGAATTTCCAGGGTGTGCCCATTGACCTATATAAACCGGACCCGGTGTTGCGTGATTCCAGGCGCGCCGAAATGGGCCTGGCGGATAAATTTGTGTTGTTGAATGTGGGGCGATGTATTGCGCTCAAAGAACAACACTTGATTATTCGCGCTTTACCCCTCTTGCAGCAGCATATTCCAAATATTCACTTTGTTTTGGCCGGGGACGGCCCTGAATGGCCTCACCTGCATCGCCTGGCCGCTGAAGTAGGAGTAAGCAACCGGGTTACTTTGTTGGGGGCGGTTGAACATAGCCGGCTAAACGAAATTCTTAACGTGGCCGACGTGTTTGTATCGCCTCATTATGGGGAGTGGTTTCCTTCTTTGACCATATTTGAGGCCGCGGCATGCGGGTTGCCGGTAATAGCCAATTTTAAACCTCAATATCTTACTCCTTACGGTTTGGTGGAGAAAGAGCATCTCCTTCGTTTTGGCGCGGAGGATGTATCGAATTTGGCCCGGCAAGTATTATTTGTTTTTCGGCATCCTGAACAGGCAGAGCGGATGGCTGAAGCGTTCAAAATTCTCGTCCGGCAACGTTTTAGTGTTTTACAAATGGCCCGGGCTTATCTTGGCGCGGCCAAATAA
- a CDS encoding class I SAM-dependent methyltransferase, which yields MTQPVTFSFGENWLNYIQTLDEEKLREAEQSLAGLLGLAGLAGKTFIDIGAGSGIFSLAAVNMGAQTVVSLDADPQSIRACQKIKQQADAAHWTILEGSILDQELLNRLPRADIVYAWGALHHTGAMWQAIDHATTLVNERGLLVISIYNRHWSSGLWLKFKQIYNRSGNWGKKLLVWLLVIPRVGVRWLKGRPPLRDNRGMSVYYDAIDWAGGLPYEYASLAEVARFCRQRGFVLQNSVPTKTIGCNQFVFIRKDTKYLDK from the coding sequence ATGACGCAGCCGGTAACCTTTTCCTTTGGCGAAAATTGGCTCAACTATATTCAAACTTTGGATGAAGAGAAGTTGAGGGAGGCCGAGCAGTCTCTGGCCGGCTTGTTGGGTTTGGCCGGTTTGGCCGGCAAAACCTTTATAGACATTGGGGCCGGAAGCGGCATTTTCTCCCTGGCCGCAGTGAACATGGGCGCGCAAACGGTTGTCAGCCTGGATGCCGACCCCCAAAGCATCCGGGCTTGCCAAAAGATCAAACAGCAGGCCGACGCGGCCCATTGGACCATTCTGGAAGGCTCAATCCTTGATCAAGAGCTGCTCAACCGTTTGCCCCGGGCGGATATTGTTTACGCCTGGGGCGCGCTTCACCATACCGGGGCTATGTGGCAGGCTATAGACCATGCGACTACGTTGGTCAATGAGCGCGGCTTGTTGGTTATTTCCATTTATAACCGGCATTGGTCGTCGGGCTTGTGGTTAAAGTTTAAACAGATTTATAATCGTTCCGGGAATTGGGGCAAAAAGTTGCTGGTCTGGTTATTGGTCATCCCCCGGGTGGGAGTGAGGTGGTTAAAGGGCAGGCCTCCCCTACGAGATAACCGGGGCATGTCGGTTTATTACGACGCCATAGATTGGGCCGGCGGATTGCCCTACGAATATGCTTCTTTGGCGGAAGTGGCCCGTTTTTGCCGGCAAAGGGGATTTGTTCTGCAAAATTCAGTGCCAACAAAGACCATCGGGTGCAATCAGTTTGTCTTCATCCGCAAAGATACCAAATATTTAGACAAATGA
- a CDS encoding glycosyltransferase family 4 protein, whose protein sequence is MKKLRVVMVISSFFPIIGGTEKQAQALSMHLLKRGVEVCILTRQYPGLSKYQVLDGLPIYRLLVWGCNNNYISTLMFTGGVIVWLIWHARLYDVVHAHQTLSPAMAALIAKLCTRKPVLIKVAGSGAYGEIREIRRRPCLTLRRRLLRQADRFLVLNEESIQELGQLGIARHQIVRGVNGVDTQRFAFVKRKMESRSLTVVSVGRLSYEKGLDLLLLAWKEVLQLKIPGEFTLLIVGDGPERVDLEALREQLALGERVVFTGATTGIDRYLQQADIFVLPSRSEGMPNAVLEAMASGLAIAATRVGGIPYLITPDQTGLLVPPEDVAALTQALVQLLTRPNLRRRLGRTARQHVEHNYSMKIVTEHYLQLYRELSPN, encoded by the coding sequence ATGAAAAAATTACGTGTTGTAATGGTCATCTCCAGTTTTTTCCCCATTATTGGCGGAACGGAAAAACAGGCCCAGGCCTTGAGCATGCACCTGCTCAAGCGGGGAGTTGAGGTTTGTATCCTCACCCGGCAATACCCTGGCCTTTCAAAATACCAGGTTCTGGATGGTCTTCCCATTTATCGTTTGCTGGTGTGGGGGTGCAATAACAACTATATTTCCACCCTCATGTTTACGGGCGGGGTGATTGTATGGTTAATTTGGCATGCTCGTTTATATGATGTTGTGCATGCCCATCAAACTCTGTCCCCGGCCATGGCCGCTCTGATTGCTAAACTTTGCACCAGGAAACCTGTTTTGATTAAGGTGGCCGGCAGTGGCGCTTATGGGGAAATAAGGGAAATTCGCCGCCGGCCATGCTTAACCCTGCGCCGGCGCCTGCTGCGTCAGGCTGATAGGTTTTTGGTTCTGAATGAGGAAAGTATCCAAGAGCTTGGCCAATTGGGTATTGCTCGTCACCAGATTGTGCGGGGAGTAAATGGCGTTGATACCCAACGTTTTGCCTTTGTTAAACGAAAAATGGAATCTCGTTCTTTGACCGTTGTGTCGGTGGGTCGGCTGTCTTATGAAAAGGGGCTTGATCTCTTATTGCTGGCCTGGAAAGAGGTCTTGCAACTTAAAATCCCGGGGGAGTTTACTCTGTTGATTGTTGGAGATGGGCCGGAACGGGTTGACCTGGAAGCTTTACGGGAGCAACTGGCTTTAGGCGAGCGGGTTGTTTTTACGGGCGCTACCACCGGTATTGACCGGTATCTGCAACAAGCGGATATTTTTGTCTTGCCTTCCCGTTCCGAAGGAATGCCCAATGCCGTGTTAGAAGCCATGGCCTCTGGCCTGGCGATTGCGGCCACCCGGGTGGGCGGTATCCCCTACCTCATTACCCCAGACCAAACCGGGCTATTGGTGCCCCCGGAGGATGTTGCCGCCCTCACTCAAGCCCTGGTTCAGTTACTCACCCGGCCCAATCTGCGCCGCCGCTTGGGCCGGACCGCCCGCCAACACGTAGAGCATAATTATTCAATGAAGATTGTGACCGAACATTACCTGCAACTTTATCGCGAACTTTCGCCCAACTGA
- a CDS encoding class I SAM-dependent methyltransferase: MRIRRVWAKTVSILRQPIFRFPLNEPINVVPHGLFLKVWLAPLAMIAWGTYLIPSYLRRNISIQVNERIVEVPLLFHLVTIKPGMQVLEFGCNESKVSIQLASLGCQVVGVDLEEYLLQHPNFSFVRGDFLNMDFPVNSFDLITAVSALEHTGLDYYSGQVYDRADYLIVGKIFELLKKGGQFFLTVPFGVEQIFPPYYRVYGEDIYDLLSRFEMKQEHFFSNINGRDWLRIDKKTALTLQNSAGAVKCVGVFLCSKAVGGHLAKDG, encoded by the coding sequence GTGAGAATTCGTCGAGTTTGGGCCAAAACTGTCTCGATCTTGCGACAGCCAATTTTTAGATTTCCGCTGAATGAACCGATAAATGTTGTACCCCACGGTTTGTTTTTAAAAGTATGGCTGGCTCCCTTGGCTATGATAGCCTGGGGTACGTATCTCATTCCCTCCTACTTGCGGCGAAATATTTCAATTCAGGTGAATGAGCGGATTGTTGAAGTGCCGCTCCTGTTCCACCTGGTCACTATTAAACCCGGCATGCAAGTTCTTGAGTTTGGCTGCAATGAATCCAAAGTTTCCATCCAACTGGCTTCTTTAGGGTGTCAGGTTGTTGGCGTTGACCTGGAAGAATATCTGCTCCAGCATCCTAATTTCTCTTTTGTCAGGGGGGATTTTCTTAATATGGATTTTCCGGTTAATTCATTTGACCTCATTACGGCTGTGTCTGCCCTGGAGCATACCGGCTTAGATTATTACTCGGGCCAGGTTTATGACCGGGCTGACTACTTGATCGTTGGTAAAATTTTTGAGTTGTTGAAGAAGGGGGGGCAATTTTTTCTTACGGTTCCATTTGGCGTGGAACAGATTTTTCCTCCCTATTACCGGGTATATGGGGAAGACATTTATGATTTGTTGAGCAGATTTGAGATGAAACAAGAACACTTTTTTTCAAACATAAACGGTAGGGACTGGCTTAGGATTGATAAAAAAACAGCCTTAACCCTCCAGAATTCAGCGGGTGCGGTTAAATGTGTGGGCGTCTTCTTGTGTTCTAAAGCCGTAGGAGGTCATCTGGCAAAAGATGGGTAG
- a CDS encoding glycosyltransferase family 2 protein, whose translation MTGPTVSVVIPAYNEEVAIGPVLKQVVEILNGATPRYEIIVVDDGSGDNTAQVAQTCPQVKVLRLPSNRGYGAALKAGIRHAAGQIIVITDADGTYPNNRIPDLLTQMAQADMVVGARTHPNVRIPVLRRPAKWFLRKLAEYVAEAQIPDLNSGLRAFYRADALRYLPLLPNKFSFTTTITLLTLADGGIIEYLPIAYHRRVGKSKIKPADAFYFFALTVRTALLFNPLKVFLPPGAALVLLGLGMGLYQLMLTFGIAQAPIFLFLSGLQIIAMGLLADLIVSLRHRS comes from the coding sequence ATGACCGGCCCAACAGTTAGTGTGGTCATCCCCGCCTATAACGAGGAAGTCGCCATTGGCCCTGTACTGAAGCAGGTAGTTGAAATCTTAAACGGCGCAACGCCCCGGTATGAGATCATTGTTGTGGACGACGGCTCCGGTGATAATACGGCCCAAGTGGCGCAAACCTGCCCCCAGGTCAAGGTTTTGCGCCTTCCCTCTAATCGGGGTTATGGCGCGGCCTTAAAGGCCGGTATTCGCCATGCCGCCGGCCAGATCATTGTTATCACCGACGCCGACGGCACTTATCCCAACAACCGTATCCCTGACCTGTTGACCCAAATGGCCCAGGCGGATATGGTGGTGGGGGCGCGCACCCACCCCAACGTCCGGATCCCGGTTTTACGCCGCCCGGCGAAATGGTTTTTACGAAAGCTGGCCGAATACGTGGCCGAGGCCCAAATTCCCGATCTTAACTCCGGCTTGCGCGCTTTTTATCGCGCCGATGCCTTGCGCTACTTGCCGCTTTTGCCCAACAAGTTTTCTTTTACCACCACCATCACTTTGTTGACCCTGGCCGACGGCGGGATTATTGAGTACCTGCCCATTGCCTATCACCGGCGGGTGGGAAAATCCAAAATCAAACCGGCGGATGCGTTTTACTTTTTTGCCCTCACTGTCCGCACCGCCTTGCTCTTTAACCCCCTCAAAGTATTTTTGCCGCCGGGAGCAGCGTTAGTGCTGTTAGGATTAGGCATGGGATTGTATCAGCTTATGCTCACGTTTGGAATTGCCCAGGCCCCTATCTTTCTTTTTTTATCCGGATTACAGATTATTGCCATGGGCTTGCTGGCCGATTTAATTGTAAGTTTGCGGCATCGAAGTTGA
- a CDS encoding class I SAM-dependent methyltransferase: MDIKEKQREHYDRFFREYEDKSERSAYMNLMRSKYTFKRWGDRLAHKRVLDLGCGHGHTAFRLAAVESLVIGVDISAQFVHRARERIFTYARAGWIQSDAEKLPLVSETFDAVVSLGTLHHLPHPELAILEISRLLKPGGWLLALEPNGDTYLNSLDFYKALIPPGLYYRLRQWQVKRPVSRSEVEKDELHVGVCTPAQYCHFFNQAGMKVNISTLILPIFPLTFLGLHRYVAIWQIVVWISKVLAVLLPFLRKRGQVQIIEAQRIEFG; encoded by the coding sequence GTGGATATTAAAGAAAAACAGCGTGAACATTACGATAGGTTTTTTCGAGAGTATGAAGATAAATCTGAGCGAAGCGCCTACATGAATTTAATGCGCTCAAAATATACTTTTAAGCGTTGGGGTGACCGTTTAGCGCATAAGCGAGTGTTGGACTTGGGGTGTGGCCATGGCCATACGGCGTTTCGTTTGGCCGCCGTGGAAAGTTTAGTCATCGGCGTTGATATTTCGGCGCAGTTTGTTCACCGGGCCAGAGAACGTATTTTTACCTATGCCAGGGCAGGCTGGATTCAAAGCGATGCGGAAAAGTTACCCCTGGTTAGCGAGACATTTGATGCAGTGGTTAGCCTGGGCACGCTCCACCATCTTCCCCATCCAGAGTTGGCCATTCTTGAAATTTCTCGTTTGCTTAAACCGGGAGGGTGGTTATTGGCCCTGGAGCCAAACGGCGATACTTACCTCAATTCCCTGGATTTTTATAAAGCTTTGATACCACCCGGTTTATATTACAGACTACGTCAATGGCAGGTTAAGCGGCCAGTGTCTAGGTCTGAAGTTGAGAAAGACGAACTGCATGTGGGCGTTTGTACGCCTGCGCAATATTGTCACTTCTTCAACCAGGCCGGCATGAAGGTTAATATCAGCACCTTAATTCTGCCAATTTTCCCGCTTACCTTTTTAGGTTTGCATAGATATGTTGCAATTTGGCAGATTGTTGTCTGGATATCTAAAGTATTGGCTGTATTGTTGCCGTTTTTACGTAAACGGGGGCAGGTTCAAATAATTGAAGCGCAAAGGATTGAGTTTGGCTAA
- a CDS encoding glycosyltransferase family 4 protein — protein MNITVIGPGFTRAGYLGNHVRAFPEWDIACKLAVPGSNYQAQQPALTAPGLEGYQFKTIKGIPIWPGDWRLLYRLVNWAELVHVYHTAFPICTLAAVVAKMRRKPLVVTTADHIVRKAALWRLNSHLAWLLADTVVAYTKEEKQWLVSIGVNEKKIIKVPLGIDVSRLRSHYDEKKKNGYVEEQALKILFVGRKHPDKNLETLIRCMRAVGNSAGRPVKCMLVGRRHREGYAQKLEQLIDKLNLNNVIDFIGEVPDGVNFLDYYANADIFIDIATFGAFEVVVLEAMAFSLPIIVSRRVGVAEIVQKEKCGYIVDPLDEAQIIQTLLALLKNKEKRLQLGQAGYCAVQERYTYRQMTKSLADLYRAMKKDNAVWG, from the coding sequence ATGAACATAACTGTGATTGGGCCAGGTTTTACGCGGGCCGGTTATTTGGGCAACCATGTCCGGGCCTTCCCCGAGTGGGACATAGCGTGTAAGTTGGCTGTGCCCGGCAGTAATTACCAGGCTCAACAGCCGGCCCTTACAGCGCCGGGTTTAGAAGGCTATCAGTTCAAAACAATCAAGGGAATACCCATCTGGCCCGGTGATTGGCGGTTACTGTACAGATTGGTGAATTGGGCGGAGTTGGTGCATGTGTACCATACCGCGTTTCCTATCTGTACCCTGGCCGCGGTGGTGGCTAAAATGCGGCGCAAACCGTTGGTGGTAACAACGGCTGATCATATTGTGCGGAAAGCCGCGCTGTGGCGGTTAAATTCCCACCTGGCCTGGTTGCTGGCAGATACTGTGGTGGCTTATACCAAAGAGGAAAAGCAGTGGCTGGTCAGCATTGGGGTGAATGAAAAAAAAATTATCAAAGTGCCCTTGGGCATTGATGTATCGCGGTTACGCTCTCACTATGATGAGAAGAAAAAAAACGGTTATGTTGAAGAGCAAGCGTTAAAGATTCTGTTTGTGGGGCGTAAACATCCTGATAAAAATTTAGAAACCCTGATTCGTTGTATGCGGGCGGTTGGTAATAGCGCCGGCCGGCCGGTCAAGTGTATGCTGGTGGGGAGGCGTCACCGTGAAGGATATGCCCAAAAATTGGAACAACTGATTGACAAATTGAATCTGAATAATGTTATTGACTTTATTGGCGAAGTGCCCGATGGCGTGAACTTTTTGGATTACTATGCTAATGCCGATATTTTTATAGACATTGCCACATTTGGCGCTTTTGAGGTAGTTGTTTTGGAGGCGATGGCCTTTAGTTTACCCATTATCGTTTCCCGGCGAGTGGGCGTGGCCGAGATTGTGCAAAAGGAAAAGTGTGGTTATATTGTTGATCCCCTGGATGAAGCTCAAATTATACAAACCTTGTTGGCCTTACTTAAAAACAAAGAAAAACGGCTCCAACTGGGCCAGGCCGGATATTGTGCTGTTCAAGAACGTTACACTTACCGGCAGATGACCAAAAGCCTGGCCGATCTGTATCGAGCTATGAAAAAAGACAATGCAGTTTGGGGTTAA